A window of Asterias rubens chromosome 22, eAstRub1.3, whole genome shotgun sequence contains these coding sequences:
- the LOC117305066 gene encoding thioredoxin-like protein 4A, protein MSYMLTHLHNGWQVDQAITSEEDRVVIIRFGHDWDPTCMNMDEILYKIADKCKNFAVVYLVDITEVPDFNKMYELYDPCTTMFFFRNKHIMIDLGTGNNNKINWTLEDPQEMIDIVETVYKGARKGRGLVVSPKDYSTKYRY, encoded by the coding sequence ATGTCTTACATGTTAACGCATCTCCACAACGGCTGGCAGGTGGACCAAGCCATTACCTCAGAGGAGGATCGCGTTGTCATCATACGCTTCGGCCACGACTGGGACCCCACTTGTATGAACATGGACGAGATCTTGTACAAAATCGCAGATAAATGCAAGAACTTTGCCGTCGTTTACCTCGTCGACATCACCGAAGTTCCAGATTTTAACAAGATGTACGAATTGTACGATCCCTGTACGACTATGTTCTTCTTCCGCAATAAGCATATCATGATTGATTTGGGAACgggaaacaacaacaaaatcaactgGACTCTTGAAGATCCTCAGGAGATGATTGACATTGTCGAGACTGTGTACAAAGGGGCGAGGAAAGGGCGTGGTCTTGTGGTCTCGCCAAAGGATTACTCAACCAAATATAGATATTAA
- the LOC117305149 gene encoding transmembrane protein 246-like, translating into MLTFSFLWSKKVRYVLLKAALIYGVTFVIVLPLLCRNLPYSKYFSSPVDIHKKVYEYNQRRIKQAEDYLSKVDLENVRKRVSPRTARLQLAIGVVSVERQKKKSKTVGTQYLTQVMARLHEAIRTHGVQDKTFMFICNVEKNGVEHKEADYLSKYFHVRRFPRNRTRHEKMSKEREKENYAFCLESAATFKADYVLLLQDDALPHSNFYEVLDYLLKNKLERKTLQGQYTHGENDWVWMKLNFPDNLADFHRSPYFAYEWIALSLTGASVLSLIYHLTTGHETFPTKSRKLALVLNIVFILSFCYFFLAFWLIGRPYFLRLYGLSKHFTKLTPGTSCCLPAVVFPRIQIQGLVDYLNTIRCTPMVPLDFALDAYREKTKLKQYLAVPNLFSHIGYFSALHQGVNSQDAYAFLIE; encoded by the exons ATGTTGACTTTTTCATTTCTGTGGTCAAAGAAG gTGAGGTACGTTTTGTTAAAGGCAGCTCTGATCTATGGTGTCACTTTTGTCATCGTACTCCCCCTGCTTTGTCGAAATCTGCCTTACTCTAAATACTTCAGCAGTCCCGTTGACATCCACAAGAAAGTTTATGAATACAACCAGCGCAGAATCAAACAAGCAGAAGATTATCTATCAAAGGTAGATTTGGAGAATGTGAGGAAACGTGTGTCACCGAGGACAGCGAGATTGCAGTTGGCCATTGGCGTCGTAAGCGTAGAGAGACAGAAGAAAAAGTCTAAGACGGTTGGAACGCAGTACCTCACGCAGGTTATGGCGCGTTTGCATGAGGCGATTAGGACTCATGGCGTCCAAGATAAGACGTTTATGTTCATCTGCAATGTCGAGAAGAATGGCGTCGAACATAAAGAAGCCGATTATCTTTCAAAATATTTCCATGTGAGACGGTTTCCACGGAATCGGACTCGACATGAGAAGATGAGCAAAGAACGCGAGAAAGAGAATTACGCATTTTGCCTTGAATCTGCGGCCACCTTCAAAGCTGACTACGTCTTACTGCTCCAAGATGATGCTTTGCCACATTCAAACTTCTATGAAGTCTTGGACTATCTCCTTAAAAATAAACTAGAGAGGAAAACATTACAAGGACAATACACGCACGGCGAGAATGACTGGGTGTGGATGAAACTGAACTTTCCAGACAATTTAGCAGACTTTCACCGGAGCCCGTACTTTGCCTATGAGTGGATCGCACTCTCCCTCACCGGGGCTTCGGTTTTATCCCTAATTTACCACCTTACCACGGGTCACGAAACATTCCCAACAAAGTCACGGAAACTTGCCTTAGTTCTAAACATTGTCTTCATTCTAAGTTTCTGCTACTTCTTCTTGGCCTTTTGGCTCATTGGTCGGCCTTATTTCCTTCGTCTTTACGGCCTTTCAAAACACTTCACCAAGTTAACACCAGGTACTTCCTGCTGCCTTCCTGCAGTTGTGTTTCCCCGAATTCAGATTCAGGGGCTGGTGGATTACTTAAACACAATCAGGTGTACTCCGATGGTTCCCCTAGACTTTGCCTTGGATGCTTATCGTGAAAAGACCAAACTCAAGCAGTACCTTGCCGTTCCAAACCTCTTCTCACATATCGGTTATTTTTCAGCGTTACATCAGGGTGTGAATAGTCAGGACGCTTATGCCTTCCTCATTGAATGA